From the genome of Geobacter sp. SVR, one region includes:
- a CDS encoding DNA polymerase domain-containing protein encodes MDIHRIEHTPLLFGRDQRTGIVAVEPAGHFVRLFYRTPNGVQFQDQHFRPFILIDDPAVTNGCPVPCSVRQLAGEAFFRYQLLFDSWNDCLKARDFLAASTGASHAAAEAPYLFLSDLSHQYLLASGTTLFKGLDFRDLRTLTLDIETYCAKGYGFPNPSRPEDRIISIACKDSHGIETVLRGDRMSEPEMLLALNGIVSSCDPDVIIGHNIFRFDLDYIGKRAGLHGIRLGWGRNGSAPHVTPHSRWNLAERAIDYPRWDIYGRQIIDTYFLVQHYDLAHRGLESHGLKQVALHFGLAAPDRVYLEGNHIAGQFHRDPEVLYRYNLDDVRETEAVFRILAYPWFLQTRIFPYSFQNCPLRGNATRINSLFLREYLHRGQSIPTRAATATPFEGGYTELLESGVHGPIVHCDVASLYPSLMLAYRLKPANDCLELFLPMLAGLRTFRLDAKKAARESANEQERQYFEALQQVFKVLINSFYGYLGTPLHNFSDPAVAAEVTRLGRVTIRTMMELLQQEGARPIEVDTDGIYFQPPPGCETEPERRALVDRLTAGLPEGIEVELDGFYRSMFAYKSKNYALLGHDGTITVRGSSLRSRGMEPYLREFLREAVELLLTTGTGCIERLYQRYAARLTARDLDIGWVARTETLNESPATYQAKLQAGKRSPSAAFELALAADRPYRAGDQISYYISGSGKDAVAYEHCRPISAFNPVRPDVNTPYYLEKLWQLRKRFDPFLPQQPTLFD; translated from the coding sequence GTGGATATTCATAGGATAGAACATACACCACTTCTGTTCGGCCGCGATCAGCGGACCGGGATCGTGGCGGTTGAACCGGCCGGACATTTTGTACGCCTCTTCTACCGAACACCCAACGGCGTTCAGTTCCAGGATCAGCACTTCCGGCCTTTCATCCTGATCGACGATCCGGCCGTGACAAACGGTTGCCCGGTTCCCTGTTCGGTGCGCCAGCTCGCCGGTGAAGCGTTCTTCCGCTACCAGCTGTTGTTCGACTCCTGGAACGACTGCCTGAAAGCCCGTGATTTTCTGGCAGCCTCAACCGGCGCGTCGCACGCGGCAGCCGAGGCGCCCTACCTTTTCCTCTCGGATCTGTCCCACCAGTACCTGCTCGCCAGCGGAACCACCCTCTTCAAGGGGCTCGATTTCCGCGATCTGCGCACCCTCACTCTGGACATCGAGACCTACTGCGCCAAGGGCTACGGATTCCCCAACCCGTCGCGGCCCGAAGACCGGATCATTTCCATTGCCTGCAAGGATTCCCACGGCATCGAAACCGTCCTGCGGGGAGACCGCATGAGCGAACCGGAGATGCTGCTGGCGCTGAACGGCATCGTTTCGAGCTGTGATCCGGATGTGATCATCGGCCACAATATCTTCCGCTTTGACCTGGACTATATCGGCAAACGCGCCGGACTGCACGGCATACGCCTCGGCTGGGGGCGCAACGGTTCTGCCCCACATGTCACACCCCATTCGCGCTGGAACCTGGCCGAGCGAGCCATCGATTACCCCCGCTGGGATATCTACGGCCGCCAGATCATCGATACCTATTTTCTGGTACAGCATTACGATCTGGCACACCGCGGGTTGGAAAGTCACGGATTGAAGCAGGTCGCGCTGCACTTCGGTCTGGCCGCCCCGGACCGGGTCTACCTGGAGGGTAACCATATCGCCGGGCAATTCCACCGGGACCCGGAAGTGCTCTACCGCTACAATCTGGACGATGTACGCGAAACGGAAGCCGTTTTTCGCATCCTGGCCTATCCCTGGTTTCTGCAGACGCGCATCTTTCCCTACTCGTTCCAGAACTGCCCTCTGCGCGGCAATGCCACCCGCATCAACTCGCTGTTTTTGAGGGAATACCTGCATCGCGGGCAGTCGATTCCGACCCGCGCAGCCACGGCCACACCTTTCGAGGGGGGCTATACCGAATTGCTGGAAAGCGGAGTGCATGGCCCGATCGTGCACTGTGATGTTGCCTCGCTCTACCCCTCCCTGATGCTGGCCTATCGTCTCAAGCCGGCCAACGACTGCCTGGAGCTGTTCCTGCCGATGCTGGCCGGTCTGCGCACGTTCCGGCTGGATGCCAAGAAGGCCGCCCGCGAGAGCGCCAACGAACAGGAGCGCCAGTACTTCGAAGCACTTCAGCAGGTTTTCAAGGTGTTGATCAATTCCTTCTACGGGTATTTGGGAACTCCACTGCACAATTTTTCAGACCCGGCGGTCGCGGCGGAGGTGACGCGCCTGGGGAGGGTGACCATCAGGACGATGATGGAACTGCTGCAACAGGAAGGTGCCCGGCCGATAGAGGTGGATACCGACGGGATCTACTTTCAACCGCCGCCCGGCTGCGAAACCGAGCCGGAGCGGAGGGCGCTGGTCGACCGTCTTACGGCAGGCCTGCCGGAGGGGATCGAGGTGGAACTGGATGGCTTCTATCGTTCGATGTTCGCCTATAAATCGAAGAATTACGCCCTGCTGGGGCACGACGGCACCATCACCGTCCGCGGCAGCAGTTTGCGGTCCCGCGGGATGGAACCTTACCTGCGGGAATTTCTGCGGGAAGCGGTCGAACTGCTGCTCACCACGGGAACCGGCTGCATCGAGCGCCTGTATCAGCGCTATGCTGCCCGATTGACGGCACGGGATCTCGACATCGGCTGGGTGGCCAGAACCGAGACGCTCAATGAATCTCCTGCCACCTATCAGGCGAAATTGCAGGCCGGCAAACGCAGCCCCTCGGCTGCTTTCGAACTCGCCTTGGCTGCCGATCGCCCCTATCGTGCCGGCGACCAGATCAGCTACTATATCAGCGGTTCTGGCAAAGATGCCGTAGCCTATGAGCACTGCCGCCCGATCAGCGCCTTCAACCCCGTCCGGCCCGACGTCAACACCCCCTATTACCTGGAAAAACTGTGGCAGCTGAGAAAGCGGTTCGACCCATTCCTGCCTCAGCAGCCGACGCTGTTCGACTAG
- the cls gene encoding cardiolipin synthase — protein MDHLLTTFFLFGYGILSLLGAGHALLHKRDSRSALGWMSLCLTLPYVGPLLYWCLGINRISRRAHIWKKSGRRISGIAIRTADQGTAEPPPLPPSAYHLRDLRRIADRLVKTPLRPGNLITPLINGEQAYPAMLEAIGRARSSINLCSYIFDADGVGAEFIRHLKEAAQRGVQVRVIIDALGEKYSRLSPRTALAGSGVHLERYLPLRHGAYINLRNHRKLLTIDGIEAFTGGMNIRSRHVTSQTPIQDAVSDMHFHVQGPVVNDLQSTFLEDWHFVTGKRLDDPLFFPPPQCQGSMLARCISDGPDKEYRKLEQILMGAMSCAGQSILIMSPYFIPDRPMTSAMITAALRGVDVRVLLPEKNNLPFMHWANRALQAELIANGIRLYYQPPPFAHTKLFLVDDTYTLIGSSNLDARSLRLNFELDLSIYDSAFASLIRRHFETCLDASREITPAELQSRGLPVQLRDNFARLLSPYL, from the coding sequence TTGGATCATCTCCTGACCACCTTTTTCCTATTCGGCTACGGTATACTTTCACTTCTGGGAGCCGGACACGCCCTGCTCCACAAGCGCGATTCGCGCTCGGCCCTGGGCTGGATGAGCCTGTGCCTGACCCTGCCCTATGTGGGGCCACTCCTGTACTGGTGCCTCGGCATCAACCGCATCTCCCGGCGAGCCCATATCTGGAAAAAAAGTGGCCGCCGAATCAGCGGGATTGCCATCCGGACGGCCGATCAGGGTACCGCTGAACCGCCCCCTCTGCCCCCCTCCGCTTACCACCTGCGCGACCTGCGCAGGATTGCAGACCGGTTGGTAAAAACACCGCTGCGCCCGGGAAACCTGATCACTCCGCTGATCAATGGCGAGCAAGCCTATCCTGCCATGCTTGAGGCCATCGGCCGGGCGCGGTCCAGCATCAATCTGTGCAGCTATATTTTCGACGCTGACGGTGTCGGCGCGGAATTCATCCGGCATCTGAAAGAGGCGGCACAGCGGGGAGTCCAGGTCAGGGTCATCATCGACGCGCTGGGAGAGAAGTACAGCCGGCTGTCTCCCCGAACTGCACTGGCGGGATCAGGGGTCCATCTCGAACGTTATCTCCCCTTGCGTCACGGGGCCTACATCAACCTGCGCAATCACCGCAAGCTGCTGACCATCGACGGGATCGAAGCCTTCACCGGCGGGATGAACATCCGCAGCCGCCATGTAACCTCACAAACGCCGATCCAGGATGCGGTCAGCGACATGCACTTCCACGTACAGGGCCCGGTGGTCAACGACCTGCAGAGCACCTTTCTGGAAGACTGGCATTTCGTTACCGGAAAACGGCTGGATGATCCGCTGTTCTTCCCGCCTCCGCAGTGCCAGGGGAGCATGCTGGCACGCTGCATCAGCGACGGTCCCGACAAGGAATACCGCAAACTCGAACAGATACTGATGGGAGCCATGTCCTGCGCCGGGCAATCGATCCTGATCATGAGCCCCTATTTCATTCCCGACCGGCCGATGACGTCGGCCATGATCACCGCTGCCCTGCGTGGAGTCGACGTACGGGTCCTGCTGCCCGAGAAAAATAATCTCCCTTTCATGCACTGGGCCAATCGGGCCCTGCAGGCAGAGCTGATCGCCAACGGCATCAGGCTCTATTACCAGCCGCCCCCGTTTGCGCATACCAAACTCTTCCTGGTCGACGACACCTATACCCTGATCGGGTCCTCCAACCTGGACGCGCGCAGTCTGCGTCTGAACTTCGAACTGGACCTCAGCATCTACGACAGCGCATTTGCCTCCCTTATCAGGCGACATTTCGAGACCTGTTTGGACGCCTCCCGGGAGATCACTCCGGCAGAACTCCAATCCCGCGGCCTGCCGGTCCAGCTCAGGGATAATTTCGCCCGCCTGCTGTCCCCATATCTCTGA
- a CDS encoding Rieske (2Fe-2S) protein, producing MTPVAKIGEVPNFGKKVVSVSGREILLVNIKGTIHACENECPHQGSQMTAGIVKEGTISCPRHGYRFNLLDGSCGDHPDFTLRIYPVQISGDDILVDLE from the coding sequence ATGACACCTGTGGCAAAGATCGGCGAAGTCCCCAATTTCGGCAAGAAAGTGGTTTCCGTGTCCGGCCGGGAGATCCTTCTGGTCAACATCAAAGGGACCATCCATGCCTGCGAGAACGAGTGCCCGCACCAGGGGAGCCAGATGACTGCCGGTATTGTCAAGGAAGGCACCATCTCCTGCCCGCGCCACGGTTACCGTTTCAACCTTCTTGACGGCAGCTGCGGAGATCACCCCGATTTCACCCTCAGGATCTATCCTGTTCAGATCAGTGGAGACGACATTCTCGTCGATCTGGAGTAA
- a CDS encoding sensor histidine kinase: MKKTPAWHIAGDINGDLRTPTDEAGASMDSFFAGNGQKPSADLLKQLAHNEKMAELGRISAGVVHELNAPLSVISSASQMILREEGVPESVREMVARIDSEAQRLSQLARGLLNFSSRQETSSEVDVNLTIGFLLDFLRYEASRRGVVVRRELDFSLPAIKLDGNLLKQILLNIIMNALQAMEDQGGELLLRTMVSGADRLCVIIRDNGPGIPPEVLENIFTPYFTTKEIGEGTGLGLFVSRQLVEELGGRIEVSSSVGKGAEFTVTLPLQEKPEE, encoded by the coding sequence ATGAAAAAAACGCCAGCCTGGCATATCGCAGGAGACATCAACGGAGATCTCCGGACGCCCACAGACGAGGCAGGTGCGTCAATGGATTCGTTTTTTGCCGGAAATGGGCAAAAGCCGAGCGCGGACTTGTTAAAACAGTTGGCCCACAATGAAAAAATGGCCGAACTGGGTAGAATCTCTGCTGGTGTCGTACATGAACTCAATGCTCCCCTCTCCGTGATCTCCTCCGCTTCACAGATGATTTTGCGGGAAGAAGGGGTGCCGGAGTCGGTACGTGAAATGGTCGCACGAATCGACAGCGAGGCCCAGCGTCTCTCCCAATTGGCCCGTGGATTGCTGAATTTCAGCAGCCGTCAGGAGACGTCCAGCGAGGTGGACGTCAACCTGACGATCGGTTTTCTGCTCGATTTCCTGCGGTACGAGGCGTCCAGGCGCGGCGTCGTCGTCAGGCGCGAGCTGGACTTCAGCCTGCCGGCCATCAAGCTCGACGGCAACCTCCTGAAACAGATCCTGCTCAATATCATCATGAATGCCCTGCAAGCGATGGAGGACCAGGGGGGGGAACTGCTGCTGCGGACCATGGTTTCCGGAGCCGACCGGCTCTGTGTCATCATCCGTGACAACGGTCCCGGTATTCCGCCAGAGGTGCTGGAAAATATCTTCACACCTTATTTTACTACCAAGGAAATAGGGGAAGGTACCGGGCTTGGACTCTTCGTCAGTCGTCAACTGGTGGAGGAACTGGGGGGGCGGATCGAGGTGTCGAGCAGTGTGGGAAAGGGCGCCGAGTTTACCGTAACGCTTCCCCTGCAGGAAAAACCGGAAGAATGA
- a CDS encoding septal ring lytic transglycosylase RlpA family protein, whose protein sequence is MKMRIPLGSGHLRRSLLLCAALLCAAVCGWAEIPPTDNDAVLSELSESSLSPLEELVAKSGPREARHGFASYYANRFSGRRTTSGQRYHPGKMTAAHASLPLGTVVRVVNPATSQAVQVTVNDRCAKKSFPFIDLSQAAAKKIGLYGKGKMRVVIIPLPEGAPDEPA, encoded by the coding sequence ATGAAAATGCGCATACCCCTCGGATCAGGACATCTGCGTCGGTCCCTGCTGCTATGCGCGGCCCTTCTTTGTGCGGCTGTTTGCGGATGGGCCGAAATACCACCGACCGACAATGATGCTGTCCTGAGCGAGCTGTCGGAAAGCTCCCTCAGCCCGCTGGAAGAACTCGTCGCCAAGAGCGGCCCGCGAGAAGCACGGCATGGCTTCGCCTCCTATTACGCCAATCGCTTTTCGGGGAGAAGGACCACATCGGGCCAGCGCTACCATCCCGGGAAGATGACTGCTGCCCATGCCAGCCTGCCGCTGGGAACAGTGGTGCGGGTTGTCAATCCGGCTACCAGCCAGGCTGTTCAGGTCACGGTCAACGACCGCTGTGCCAAAAAATCATTTCCGTTCATAGACCTCTCCCAGGCGGCTGCCAAAAAGATCGGTCTGTACGGCAAGGGGAAAATGCGGGTGGTCATCATTCCGCTGCCGGAAGGAGCGCCGGACGAACCGGCCTAG
- a CDS encoding ammonium transporter, protein MKLKHYLATILFVILAGLVPVAAMAEEKKDAAPAAAATAAPAADAAAKPADAAAAAPATPPDVKPVLNTGDTAWMLVSAALVLLMIPGLALFYGGMVRQKNVLSTMMHSLVAMGIVGVQWTLIGYSLAFGGDVAKMGLIGDLSKAMLNGLIIMKDAASGTVEWTLFQNYAKEPGAIPELVFAMYQAMFAMITVALVSGAMAERVKFSAYCAFVLLWTTLVYDPLAHWVWMTDGWLFKKGALDFAGGTVVHLSSGISALAFLVFLGKRHGFPTERMAPHNLPFTLLGVGLLWFGWFGFNAGSAVVGANTSDAAGGLAALAFATTTIAPAAAGLSWMIAEWIHSGKPSALGFGSGVVAGLVVITPAAGFVQPGAALLMGLAAGVVCYGGVLLKAKLKYDDSLDAFGVHGIGGTFGAILTGVFATVGATGLLAGNAKQLMTQLIAVVAAGAYAFIVTLIISFVLDKTIGLRVEKEDEIMGLDQTQHSESGYNM, encoded by the coding sequence ATGAAACTTAAGCACTATCTTGCCACAATACTGTTCGTCATTCTGGCCGGTCTGGTCCCCGTCGCTGCCATGGCGGAAGAGAAGAAAGATGCCGCTCCGGCCGCCGCTGCCACCGCAGCTCCGGCTGCCGATGCTGCCGCAAAACCGGCCGACGCCGCTGCCGCGGCGCCGGCTACCCCTCCCGATGTCAAGCCGGTACTCAATACCGGCGATACGGCCTGGATGCTGGTTTCCGCGGCACTGGTCCTGCTGATGATTCCCGGGTTGGCACTGTTCTACGGCGGCATGGTCCGGCAGAAGAACGTGCTCTCCACCATGATGCATTCGCTGGTTGCCATGGGTATTGTCGGGGTGCAGTGGACACTGATCGGCTATTCGCTGGCCTTTGGCGGTGATGTGGCCAAGATGGGCCTGATCGGCGACCTGAGCAAGGCCATGCTGAACGGCCTGATCATCATGAAGGATGCGGCCAGCGGCACGGTCGAATGGACCCTGTTCCAGAACTACGCCAAAGAACCGGGCGCGATTCCCGAACTCGTCTTTGCCATGTACCAGGCCATGTTCGCCATGATCACCGTTGCCCTGGTCTCGGGCGCCATGGCGGAACGCGTCAAATTTTCCGCCTACTGTGCATTCGTTCTGCTCTGGACCACGCTGGTATACGATCCCCTTGCCCACTGGGTGTGGATGACCGACGGCTGGCTCTTCAAAAAAGGCGCCTTGGATTTTGCCGGTGGTACGGTCGTTCATCTCTCGTCCGGTATCTCGGCCCTGGCCTTCCTGGTTTTTCTCGGCAAACGTCACGGTTTTCCGACCGAGCGCATGGCACCCCATAATCTCCCCTTCACTCTGCTGGGGGTCGGCCTGCTCTGGTTCGGCTGGTTCGGGTTCAACGCCGGTTCCGCCGTGGTGGGTGCCAATACATCGGATGCGGCCGGTGGCCTGGCTGCCCTGGCTTTTGCCACCACCACCATCGCTCCGGCAGCAGCAGGCCTGTCCTGGATGATCGCCGAGTGGATCCACTCCGGCAAACCGAGCGCGTTGGGCTTCGGTTCCGGTGTCGTGGCCGGTCTGGTGGTAATCACCCCCGCCGCTGGTTTCGTTCAGCCGGGCGCGGCCCTGCTGATGGGTCTTGCCGCCGGCGTCGTCTGCTACGGCGGTGTGCTGCTGAAGGCCAAACTCAAGTATGACGACTCGCTGGATGCCTTCGGCGTTCACGGCATCGGCGGCACCTTCGGCGCCATCCTCACCGGTGTTTTTGCGACTGTCGGCGCCACCGGGCTCTTGGCGGGCAATGCCAAACAGCTGATGACCCAGCTGATTGCGGTTGTGGCGGCCGGCGCCTATGCTTTCATCGTCACCCTGATTATCTCCTTCGTGCTCGACAAGACCATCGGTCTGCGTGTCGAGAAAGAAGACGAAATCATGGGTCTCGACCAGACCCAGCACTCGGAGTCAGGTTACAACATGTAG
- a CDS encoding peroxiredoxin has product MCLTTLVTQAAPDFTAEAVLPDNTFGSITLSNYKGKYVLLFFYPLDFTFVCPSEILAFDKTIGEFKKRNCEVIGVSVDSKFTHLAWKNTPVENGGIGNVQYPLVQDLNKEIAKAYGILFNGSVALRGLFLIDPTGKIRHCVINDLPLGRSVVEALRMVDAVQFSDTHGEVCPANWQEGEEAMKPTAEGVAAYLAKHSKK; this is encoded by the coding sequence ATGTGCCTGACGACCCTGGTGACGCAAGCTGCCCCTGACTTCACTGCAGAGGCGGTTCTTCCGGACAATACTTTCGGATCCATCACGCTTTCCAATTACAAAGGCAAATATGTCCTGCTCTTCTTCTACCCGCTGGACTTCACCTTTGTCTGCCCGTCGGAGATCCTGGCCTTCGACAAGACCATCGGCGAATTTAAGAAGAGGAACTGCGAAGTTATCGGCGTATCGGTCGACTCGAAATTCACTCACCTGGCCTGGAAAAACACCCCGGTCGAAAACGGCGGCATCGGCAATGTTCAGTACCCGCTCGTGCAGGATCTGAACAAGGAGATCGCCAAAGCCTACGGTATTCTGTTCAATGGCAGCGTAGCACTGCGCGGCCTGTTCCTGATCGACCCGACCGGCAAGATTCGCCATTGCGTCATCAACGATCTGCCGCTGGGCAGAAGCGTGGTCGAGGCGCTCCGCATGGTTGACGCGGTTCAGTTCTCCGACACCCATGGAGAAGTATGTCCGGCCAACTGGCAGGAGGGTGAAGAGGCCATGAAACCTACCGCTGAAGGGGTGGCCGCATATCTGGCCAAGCATTCCAAAAAGTAG
- a CDS encoding ACP phosphodiesterase — MNFLFHLLLSGDDGDLLTGNFMGDFVKGPLVKSYPEGIEQGLRLHRGIDAFAERSLPFRHSRQMLSPHYGLYRGVLVDLFYDHFLVVEWIEWSPESFESYLVRARSMVERNREWLPPNLQSLVPIIFEELLPSYREISGIGRALERMAQRVRRPNPLAGGQQELVEHYQDLRDDFHSFMPQVRRFVRHFANGAE; from the coding sequence ATGAATTTTCTTTTCCACCTGCTGCTGTCCGGGGACGATGGAGACCTATTGACCGGCAACTTCATGGGGGATTTCGTCAAGGGTCCCCTGGTGAAGAGTTATCCGGAGGGAATCGAGCAGGGGCTCAGGCTCCATCGCGGCATCGACGCCTTTGCCGAACGGTCACTCCCGTTCCGGCACAGCCGGCAGATGCTTTCCCCGCACTACGGCCTGTACCGCGGCGTGCTGGTCGATCTGTTCTACGATCATTTCCTGGTGGTGGAGTGGATCGAATGGTCGCCGGAGAGCTTCGAAAGTTACCTGGTCCGGGCGCGCTCGATGGTCGAGCGCAACCGGGAGTGGCTGCCGCCGAACCTCCAGTCGCTCGTACCGATCATCTTCGAGGAACTGCTCCCCTCCTATCGGGAGATTTCAGGCATCGGCAGGGCACTGGAACGCATGGCGCAACGGGTCAGGCGGCCGAACCCGCTGGCCGGCGGCCAACAGGAACTGGTGGAGCATTACCAGGACCTGCGGGACGACTTTCACAGTTTCATGCCGCAGGTACGCCGGTTCGTCCGCCACTTCGCGAACGGCGCCGAGTAA
- a CDS encoding P-II family nitrogen regulator → MKLIEAIIKPFKMDEVKDALNEIGIEGITVSEVKGFGRQKGHTELYRGAEYVVDFIPKIKMEIAVSDELVTKVVETIQNTAKTGRIGDGKIFIIPLEEAVRIRTGEKGSDAI, encoded by the coding sequence ATGAAACTCATCGAAGCAATCATAAAACCGTTCAAAATGGATGAAGTGAAGGATGCCCTGAACGAGATCGGCATCGAAGGCATCACCGTCAGCGAGGTCAAGGGGTTCGGGCGGCAGAAAGGGCATACGGAACTGTACCGTGGCGCCGAATATGTGGTCGATTTTATCCCCAAAATCAAGATGGAAATCGCGGTCAGCGACGAACTGGTCACCAAGGTGGTTGAAACCATCCAGAATACTGCCAAAACCGGCAGGATCGGTGACGGCAAGATCTTCATCATCCCGCTCGAAGAAGCGGTCAGGATCAGGACAGGTGAAAAAGGCTCCGACGCGATCTAG
- a CDS encoding complex I NDUFA9 subunit family protein, whose protein sequence is MKIFIAGGTGFVGSHLQRELLRRGHSLRLLIHRRSADIAPDVEQIEGDVTRQESLERAAEGCQAVINLVGIIREYPGRGITFEKLHVQATGNMLAMTRQCGIRRFLQMSALGTRPAAVSDYHRTKFRAEELVRHSGLEWTILRPSLIFGPRDAFVNMLAAQLRLAPVMPVIGDGHYRLQPIHADDVARCFALALELPQTIGHCFELCGNERLTYLELLDSVAEATGTRPPVKPRLPVGLMKLMIPTLQRIPQFPITMDQLQMLLEGNTCDGAWKLTFGFEPRQFRQGIREYLQHSS, encoded by the coding sequence ATGAAGATCTTCATTGCCGGTGGAACCGGTTTCGTGGGAAGCCACCTCCAGCGCGAGCTGTTGCGGCGGGGACATAGTCTGCGCCTGTTGATCCATCGTCGTTCAGCGGATATCGCACCGGACGTGGAGCAGATCGAGGGGGATGTTACCCGCCAGGAGAGCCTCGAACGGGCAGCAGAGGGATGTCAGGCCGTCATCAACTTGGTAGGGATCATCCGGGAATACCCCGGCCGGGGCATCACCTTCGAAAAGCTGCATGTGCAGGCCACAGGCAACATGCTGGCCATGACCAGACAGTGCGGCATCAGGCGCTTTCTGCAGATGTCGGCCCTGGGCACCCGCCCCGCTGCTGTTTCCGATTATCACCGCACCAAATTTCGGGCCGAGGAACTGGTACGCCACAGCGGGCTGGAGTGGACCATCCTGCGTCCGTCGCTGATCTTCGGTCCCAGGGATGCCTTCGTCAATATGCTGGCGGCGCAATTGCGCCTGGCACCGGTCATGCCGGTCATCGGGGATGGACACTACCGCCTCCAGCCGATCCATGCCGACGACGTGGCCCGCTGTTTCGCCCTTGCACTGGAACTGCCCCAAACCATCGGACACTGCTTCGAACTGTGCGGCAACGAGCGGCTTACCTACCTGGAACTGCTGGACAGTGTGGCCGAAGCCACGGGGACGCGCCCTCCCGTTAAGCCCCGCCTGCCGGTCGGATTGATGAAGCTGATGATTCCCACCCTGCAGCGTATACCGCAATTCCCGATCACCATGGACCAGCTCCAGATGCTGCTGGAGGGAAATACCTGCGACGGCGCCTGGAAGCTGACCTTCGGGTTCGAGCCACGCCAGTTCCGCCAGGGGATACGCGAATATCTGCAGCACTCCTCCTGA